In Halichondria panicea chromosome 5, odHalPani1.1, whole genome shotgun sequence, the genomic stretch CGACGACCGCTATGTTTGATACGACGTAGCTCTGCCTGAAGTAACGCTTGAGCAGCCTCTCGTATCTATACAGTCAGGGGGGGTGGGCTGACGTAAGTGTATAAGTATCTAGTAATTAAAGGGCTCtctccatgtacatgtacatgtatgtaacagTATTAGTGTAACTAGGATAACCCTAGCTCaacccacgcacacaccccccacacacacactcctcacagctTGACAGGGGTCGAGGAAGCGCGACGCCAGCACTGGGAGGTGTGGTGCTCGGAACTTGCCCTCCATACGCTCAGGGAGCATCACACAATGAAGAGCTGCAACCTGCAgcgaccaatcagatcaataGATACCTTTCAAAGAACTACAAAATGGATCGGTTTAATCGCGAAATTAACTCAAAGTTAGTATCAAAACAGGTCTTTTTTGAAATATCCCCAGGGCTTTATCACATGATGATCACCTGACTCCAGTTGGCTCGTATGATGTTATCTCGTAGCTGCTGACTATCCTCATCGCTGTCACTATCCTCTTCGTACGAGGTGTTGGTGGACTGACCCTTGATACCAGAGCTTCTCGCTAGGGCGTGTGCTCCCACACTCTGTGGGGatggagtggagtgggtggaggggcGTGGGGTTAAAAGTGTAgctataactattatacatgcatgtgaaaaTAATTACACTGGCTGAGAATTGACATCAAATTCAACCAAAACCAAAACATATGTATATGACACCTgctcacacatacactgtGTATGCGAAGTATAGTTATGTATTCTCAAAGGGTACTAGGCTAGCCTATATAAAGATCAAAGGGACCTAAACCCTTTGATGTGGTTACCTGGTTCATGAGAGTGTTGGTGATGGAGACCATTGTCAGGAGGTGCTGAGTCGTCAGCGATTGGGACAGCTGCCAGCGAATGTGATACTTCTGATCAAACGtgaaactcgtctgactggttTGACGAGTCACTGCTTTCTGATTGGACGGAGGTAAATATACGGACTCGGGATGATTGCCATCAACTTCTGCAGAATTCTCTGAACCTCCAATCCGTATCGTGTAGCTCGTTTGGACGTCAAGATCCTCCATCTCCTTTTTTGCTTCCTCCTCTTTCCCGGAGGAGGCACTAAACGACGAATGAGAGAACAGCCGCTGTTGTTGTTTGATACGCAGTCCCCAGCCAGGCAGTACTAGACTAAGGCAACCTCCCTTACTCATTAGACCGAAACACACCGGGCGTATCGGGCGCACTAGCCCCAGGGTTTGTTCACACTCCACGTCCAACGCCTCGTCCAGGTTCCAAGCGTGGAGGCAGGAAAGAAGGAGACGAACGATGTCTACAATCGTGCCTGGACCTGCAGCGTTCATGGGAGGATGGGGAATTATTAATCATGATAATGGCGATTGTTGATGGCTAACTTTGAGAGCCCGTCACTGGAGTTAGGATTGTTCAATTTTCAAAaattaaaagatgcattttgtagctctttgaaaggcctatctaatggtgtgtttagatcagTGATAGCTGTCACTGGATCGCTACAATTTGAGTTAGAATGAATGCTATCCCTGGATTGGAGTTAGAATGAATGTACTTCACGCACCTTGTTCTTGCAGGTTCTCAGCGCTGATCTTAGCCACTGCTTGTCCGAGTGCTTCTCTCACACGCTCTTGTTCCCGAGAGCCAGACTGCTGACTCGGCAATCCAGCCGGTAGCGACTCTCGTCttggaccacgcccacttcctggTGACATCCCCGTACCTACACAACCAAGGCAACACATCTCAACAAGCCACTTTGCAATGATAAAATTCAATTTTtggaacggccataacttaaGTTCTGATGATCAATGATTTtgtggttttctgaaagcttaaaaggagctctttcagttGGTATGCTCATAATTGTTTTTGACCCATTTTTGGCAaaatatatatagcccatggtattttgccAAAAATGGGAAATTTTATCATGTTGGAATTTTAGGAGTtacaaaacattgtagtaatacGATAATATTTAGTTAATTTTGTCTGCAAAAGAACACATTACAGTTTAGTATTTGAGGTAAGATAAGATGCCATGGTCAGATACCGAAAGCACCGCAACCACTGAAACCTTGTAACGTGTGGGAATAGGTTACAGTATAAATTGTGTACTTTAGTAGAGCATCAACTTTGAACTgagctacacatgtacagcacaaaGATGGGCTCCAATGTGAAGATTAATGTATTTGTGCTACTGACAATCACACTATACGGAGGTCTATCTTTTGCTGTGTGGAATCTACATACCCAAACTGTGAGTCTAAAGTATGAGAATGCTAACCTACAGAACCAAATCAATAAAAAGCAAGATATTGTCGGAGCTAATCCAAACCTCCACTCGAGTGATGAAGCCACGGTGATTGACACACTAAAGCGACTAACTCGACAATCCGACTCCTCTCAAAGTGCTACTGATCTACTTGCTGATGCTCTGGCAGAACTAATTGAAAAGAAACTCTACACTATAATGGACTGTACTAGAGATTACGCTGATAAATTAACCAACTGTTCGCTCAAGCCAGGCCCAAAGGGAGACAAGGGATGCCTGGGTGATCAAGGTAAAGAAGGCCCTCAGGGAATAAACGGAGAACCTGGGGTCAAAGGACACATTGGCTACCCTGGTCATAAAGGGGAGGTGGGTCCAAAGGGTCCAATTGGCGATCCCGGCCCAATGGGGCACCGAGGGGTTAAAGGAGATATGGGTGAAATCGGTCAACGAGGTGAGGCGGGGGTTAAAGGTGACGAAGGTATGAAAGGAGAATATGGTTTCCCTGGACACAAAGGCGAGAGTGGCGGGCCGGGTGCCAAGGGGGTTAAAGGAGATCGAGGCTTTGGAGGCAATAATGGACAAAAGGGAGAGAAAGGAATGACGGGGGAACAAGGTTCACCGGGACCTATTCCCACCACACAACCACCAACTACTGGAGCAGTGACTACACAACCACCAACTACTGGAGCAATGACCACACAACCACCAACTGTTCCCTCTGAGAGGTGCGGTGGTCCTGGATGGAGGAAGGTGGCATTCATTGATATGACTAATACTAGCCAAAACTGCCCTCAAGGACTAACACTGACTGGCTACTCAAAACGATCATGTGGTCGAACACATACAAATAGTGACGATTGTTCATCAGTCACCTTTCCTGTTGGTGGGGGTCAATACAGTCGAGTGTGTGGGAGAGCTAAGGCTTATCACTATGGGTACCTGTTGTCCTTTTATGGGTATAACCGTGACTCACGTGGTAACAATGCACAGTACGTTGATGGACTAAGCTTCACTCATGGAACACCCAGGACACACATTTGGACATTTGCAGCTGGTTTATATCAAGCAAACATTAGTAATATTGATACTGTACGTAGATACTATAACTGTCCTTGTAACCCAGGCAACACCTACGGCTCCCCTCCTTTTGTTGGTAATGACTATTTCTGTGAGAGTGGCGCAAGCTCTCGTTCTGCAATTGGACGTAACATATTTCACCCTGATGATCCACTCTGGGATGGTCAGGGCTGTATCCATGGCAACCCGTGCTGTTCGTTGAACAATCCACCGTGGTTTAACCAAACACTACCAACCCCCACAACTGATGATATTGAAATGAGACTATGTATGGTTCAATTGGTATCTAGTGGTAACATAGCTCTTGAACAAATGGAACTATACGTCTACTGACGAACTAGAGACACTGAACATTGATCTGACTCTGTTAGCTACTGAATATtagatgtacataattatgtacttgtcAAGATAATTTATTACCATATTACTGTGTACAGTATTacttgcgagcatcaaacatatgcaaactttgcgatggttgataaATTCAGTCATTTGCGGGAAAATGGGAAATTTATGTTGCAAATTTAAGAGTTAATAATACTATTTTAAAGAGCTTCTTTtaaactttcagaaaatcagaaaatcattgaaattgcaacacaagttatggccgt encodes the following:
- the LOC135336497 gene encoding collectin-12-like isoform X1; this encodes MYSTKMGSNVKINVFVLLTITLYGGLSFAVWNLHTQTVSLKYENANLQNQINKKQDIVGANPNLHSSDEATVIDTLKRLTRQSDSSQSATDLLADALAELIEKKLYTIMDCTRDYADKLTNCSLKPGPKGDKGCLGDQGKEGPQGINGEPGVKGHIGYPGHKGEVGPKGPIGDPGPMGHRGVKGDMGEIGQRGEAGVKGDEGMKGEYGFPGHKGESGGPGAKGVKGDRGFGGNNGQKGEKGMTGEQGSPGPIPTTQPPTTGAVTTQPPTTGAMTTQPPTVPSERCGGPGWRKVAFIDMTNTSQNCPQGLTLTGYSKRSCGRTHTNSDDCSSVTFPVGGGQYSRVCGRAKAYHYGYLLSFYGYNRDSRGNNAQYVDGLSFTHGTPRTHIWTFAAGLYQANISNIDTVRRYYNCPCNPGNTYGSPPFVGNDYFCESGASSRSAIGRNIFHPDDPLWDGQGCIHGNPCCSLNNPPWFNQTLPTPTTDDIEMRLCMVQLVSSGNIALEQMELYVY
- the LOC135336497 gene encoding collectin-12-like isoform X2, which gives rise to MYSTKMGSNVKINVFVLLTITLYGGLSFAVWNLHTQTVSLKYENANLQNQINKKQDIVGANPNLHSSDEATVIDTLKRLTRQSDSSQSATDLLADALAELIEKKLYTIMDCTRDYADKLTNCSLKPGPKGDKGCLGDQGKEGPQGINGEPGVKGHIGYPGHKGEVGPKGPIGDPGPMGHRGVKGDMGEIGQRGEAGVKGDEGMKGEYGFPGHKGESGGPGAKGVKGDRGFGGNNGQKGEKGMTGEQGSPGPIPTTQPPTVPSERCGGPGWRKVAFIDMTNTSQNCPQGLTLTGYSKRSCGRTHTNSDDCSSVTFPVGGGQYSRVCGRAKAYHYGYLLSFYGYNRDSRGNNAQYVDGLSFTHGTPRTHIWTFAAGLYQANISNIDTVRRYYNCPCNPGNTYGSPPFVGNDYFCESGASSRSAIGRNIFHPDDPLWDGQGCIHGNPCCSLNNPPWFNQTLPTPTTDDIEMRLCMVQLVSSGNIALEQMELYVY